In Halapricum desulfuricans, a single window of DNA contains:
- a CDS encoding DUF7555 family protein, translated as MSIRSSPAVQVTSEIYRSIEFAFWVGTVSVMIVGVSAVGAVLFGSGLLTLKYILFVVGFVLFGIGSFGIQPKSPRKRKKRITVDSDDPLAFEERIQQLPPLDDNPVPHPDRISRNIKVFVTSLVVLGVSLILEYALGVSV; from the coding sequence ATGTCGATACGGTCCTCTCCCGCCGTACAAGTGACGAGTGAAATATACCGTTCTATCGAGTTCGCGTTTTGGGTCGGCACCGTCTCGGTGATGATCGTTGGCGTGAGCGCGGTAGGAGCCGTGCTCTTCGGAAGCGGGCTGCTGACGCTGAAATATATCCTTTTCGTCGTCGGCTTCGTCCTCTTCGGGATCGGAAGCTTCGGAATACAGCCCAAATCGCCCCGGAAACGGAAGAAACGGATCACTGTCGATTCCGACGATCCACTCGCGTTCGAAGAGCGGATTCAACAGTTACCACCACTCGATGACAATCCTGTCCCGCACCCTGACCGGATCAGCCGGAACATAAAGGTATTCGTGACCAGCCTGGTCGTACTCGGAGTGTCACTGATATTGGAATACGCACTCGGCGTCTCGGTGTGA
- a CDS encoding J domain-containing protein yields the protein MYESRLLVGLAAAFGGMALLLALLGVVYNPIVLAVAAVFGAVAYLLWIHGTGRLAGRLYARVQRQAERNARCRGDRDARRGRAEGQRDRGGFGAGPRGDWRPPGSGSRRHRRADQRSGGTQKRPPGQTDSPSVAEAARRLGVDPEADQETIKRAYRERVKAVHPDTDGGDEERFKRVAAAYERLKDE from the coding sequence GTGTACGAATCACGCCTGCTGGTCGGGCTCGCCGCGGCGTTCGGCGGGATGGCGCTTTTGCTCGCGCTCCTCGGCGTCGTCTACAACCCGATCGTGCTCGCGGTCGCGGCAGTGTTCGGTGCCGTGGCCTACCTCCTGTGGATCCACGGCACGGGCCGGCTCGCGGGCCGTCTCTACGCGCGCGTCCAGCGGCAAGCCGAGCGAAACGCGAGATGCCGGGGCGATCGCGACGCCCGCCGCGGGCGGGCAGAGGGGCAACGAGATCGCGGCGGGTTCGGGGCCGGTCCTCGCGGGGACTGGCGACCACCCGGTTCCGGGAGTCGGAGACACCGGCGCGCCGACCAGCGCAGCGGTGGTACGCAAAAGCGACCGCCCGGGCAAACCGACAGTCCGAGCGTCGCGGAGGCCGCCCGCAGACTCGGTGTCGATCCTGAGGCCGACCAGGAGACGATCAAACGGGCCTACCGGGAGAGAGTGAAAGCAGTGCATCCAGACACCGACGGCGGCGACGAAGAGCGGTTCAAGCGCGTCGCGGCCGCCTACGAGCGGCTCAAAGACGAGTGA
- a CDS encoding ABC transporter permease, producing MNRSLYLVKRLLLAIPVMLFGLTLSFLILYLGPIDPVGTILGRDATPTDIRQLRIQLNIIYPNGERVPLWDQYYRVIRDLVTFQFGDSWTIKRQVPVTELILGRMAPTIWLGFWSVMIALIVGIPLGLYAGLRANTYRDYASSGFGIIWRAMPNFWLAVILAGLISAGGALDWYRTFLVETPVGGTPDAVRNLFTVHPVFEGIPILEAVGIPVPNIVPMAIAFKWILPGALVLGSSSMGNEVRIGRTAVLESINSKYVETAKAKGVSSRRIVLKHVGRNAVIPLLPVIMGEFYLLIGGSVLVEQVFGINGLGNLFFRAVLGPDIPLVMALIFIFIIIQIAFNITQDLLYTYIDPRISLEDTE from the coding sequence ATGAATCGTTCGCTTTACCTCGTCAAACGCCTGCTGTTGGCGATTCCCGTAATGCTGTTCGGGTTGACCCTGTCGTTTCTGATTCTCTACTTGGGGCCGATCGACCCGGTGGGAACGATCCTCGGCCGGGATGCGACTCCGACGGATATCCGTCAACTCCGGATCCAGCTCAATATCATCTACCCGAACGGTGAGCGGGTACCGCTTTGGGACCAGTATTACAGGGTTATCCGCGACCTGGTCACGTTCCAGTTCGGCGACTCGTGGACGATCAAGCGACAGGTGCCAGTCACTGAACTCATCCTCGGCCGGATGGCCCCGACCATCTGGCTCGGGTTCTGGTCAGTGATGATCGCACTGATCGTCGGGATCCCGCTCGGTCTGTACGCTGGCCTGCGGGCGAATACCTATCGCGACTACGCGTCGTCCGGGTTCGGTATCATCTGGCGTGCCATGCCGAACTTCTGGCTCGCAGTAATTCTCGCCGGGCTGATTTCGGCCGGTGGGGCCCTCGACTGGTATCGGACTTTCCTCGTCGAAACCCCGGTCGGCGGAACACCGGACGCCGTTCGGAACCTCTTTACCGTCCATCCTGTCTTCGAGGGGATCCCGATACTCGAAGCAGTCGGGATCCCAGTCCCGAACATCGTTCCGATGGCGATCGCGTTCAAGTGGATCCTACCGGGTGCACTGGTCCTAGGGTCGTCGTCGATGGGCAACGAGGTTCGAATCGGTCGAACGGCTGTCCTAGAGAGTATCAATTCCAAGTACGTCGAAACCGCCAAAGCTAAAGGGGTGTCGTCACGACGGATCGTCCTCAAGCACGTCGGACGCAACGCGGTCATCCCGCTGCTGCCGGTTATCATGGGCGAGTTCTATCTGCTGATCGGCGGTTCCGTCCTCGTCGAACAGGTGTTCGGGATCAACGGACTCGGTAACCTGTTCTTCAGGGCGGTTCTCGGCCCGGACATCCCGCTGGTGATGGCGCTGATATTCATCTTCATTATCATTCAGATAGCGTTCAATATCACGCAAGACCTGCTGTACACCTACATCGATCCCCGAATTAGCCTCGAGGATACCGAATAA
- a CDS encoding phosphoglycolate phosphatase, whose protein sequence is MTDAPPLTIDVDGTLTDGQGAIDHRTLPALREWPAPVVIATGKSMPYPIALCHFVGIEGRVVAENGGVVAVADTDTLQFQGDREAALAVTDAYVEAGYSLGWSEVDFVNRWRETEIAVAREQPLEPLESIAADHGLEVVDTGYAYHVKSPDVSKGKGLEVVAGELGLDPAAFLAIGDSENDVSTFEVAGEAVAVANADDAALAAADRVTEAAYADGFFEAIGLDPA, encoded by the coding sequence ATGACTGACGCGCCGCCGCTCACAATCGACGTCGACGGAACGCTGACCGACGGTCAGGGAGCGATCGATCACCGGACCCTGCCGGCACTGCGGGAGTGGCCCGCCCCGGTCGTGATTGCGACGGGCAAGTCGATGCCGTACCCGATCGCACTCTGTCACTTCGTCGGAATCGAGGGGCGGGTGGTCGCCGAGAACGGCGGGGTCGTCGCTGTCGCCGACACCGACACGCTCCAGTTCCAAGGGGACCGCGAAGCCGCACTGGCCGTCACCGATGCCTACGTCGAGGCCGGATACAGCCTCGGGTGGAGCGAGGTCGACTTCGTCAACCGGTGGCGTGAGACCGAGATCGCAGTCGCCCGCGAGCAACCGCTCGAACCACTGGAATCGATCGCCGCCGACCACGGACTGGAGGTCGTCGACACCGGCTACGCCTATCACGTGAAGTCCCCGGACGTGAGCAAGGGGAAGGGGCTCGAGGTTGTCGCCGGGGAACTCGGGCTCGACCCGGCGGCGTTTCTGGCGATCGGCGACTCGGAGAACGACGTCTCGACGTTCGAGGTCGCTGGCGAGGCCGTCGCAGTCGCGAACGCCGACGACGCCGCGCTCGCGGCGGCCGATCGAGTCACTGAGGCGGCATACGCCGACGGGTTCTTCGAGGCGATCGGTCTCGATCCGGCCTGA
- a CDS encoding class I SAM-dependent methyltransferase produces the protein MLDGRDPEDLRLLEIGCGTGEHTRRFAADGYDVTAMDPNEGMLSRAKEKIDVDYHAAGVPGIPVDSEFDVVVAIDVGEADDSRYARIVQMNPDGHVCVDMRPITPFNDLDIALALAEHGLDIEPVDGYGPDDDRTVFVCTPR, from the coding sequence CTGCTCGATGGCCGAGACCCTGAAGATCTGCGGTTGCTGGAGATCGGGTGTGGAACCGGCGAACACACCCGCCGGTTCGCCGCGGACGGCTACGACGTGACCGCCATGGACCCGAACGAGGGGATGCTCTCCCGTGCCAAGGAGAAAATCGATGTCGACTATCACGCCGCCGGCGTTCCGGGAATCCCGGTCGATTCGGAGTTCGACGTCGTCGTCGCGATCGACGTTGGCGAAGCGGACGACAGTCGATACGCCCGGATCGTGCAGATGAACCCCGACGGCCACGTCTGCGTCGACATGCGGCCAATAACGCCGTTCAACGATCTGGATATCGCGCTGGCGCTGGCCGAACACGGACTCGACATCGAACCGGTCGACGGTTACGGCCCGGATGACGATCGAACTGTCTTCGTTTGCACGCCGCGCTGA
- a CDS encoding ABC transporter ATP-binding protein has translation MSDEEPILSVDNLQTVFYTDRETIRAVDSISFDVRLGETVGIVGESGSGKSVTARSIMGLIDAPGRIEPESSITFDGQELTDLSEAQYQSIRGSGIGMVFQDPQQSLNPVYTIGNQIRESLRINRDITGKEAIEEATNLLESVGIPDAKRRLDEYPHQFSGGMRQRAVIAMMLACDPDFLICDEPTTALDVTIQAQILDLLKELQEERNLSILFITHDMGVIADVADRVNVMYAGQIVEQAPVEELFENPRHPYTRALIDSIPGEHSRKEGLQTIEGSVPTPNEPADYCRFAPRCPKAFGACDKVPPQHVSVSDEIDHTAACLLYPEGEPESSRIETHLAKGDGTEDDT, from the coding sequence ATGAGTGACGAAGAACCGATCCTGTCGGTGGACAACCTTCAGACCGTGTTTTACACCGACAGAGAGACGATACGAGCCGTCGATTCGATTAGTTTCGACGTCAGGCTGGGCGAGACAGTCGGCATCGTCGGCGAGTCAGGTTCCGGAAAGAGCGTCACTGCACGCTCGATCATGGGTTTGATCGACGCTCCCGGACGAATCGAACCGGAATCCTCGATCACGTTTGATGGACAGGAGCTCACCGATCTCTCGGAGGCGCAGTATCAATCGATCCGTGGCAGCGGTATCGGGATGGTCTTCCAGGACCCACAGCAGTCGTTGAATCCGGTCTACACAATCGGAAATCAGATCCGCGAGTCACTGCGGATCAACCGCGACATCACGGGGAAAGAGGCGATCGAAGAAGCGACGAACTTGCTCGAATCAGTCGGTATACCGGACGCAAAGCGCCGACTCGACGAGTATCCACACCAGTTCTCCGGAGGAATGCGCCAGCGAGCAGTCATTGCGATGATGCTGGCTTGCGATCCCGATTTCCTGATCTGTGACGAACCGACGACCGCACTGGACGTGACGATCCAGGCCCAGATCCTCGATCTCCTCAAAGAACTTCAGGAAGAGCGAAACCTGTCAATCCTATTTATCACCCACGACATGGGTGTCATAGCGGATGTCGCCGACCGCGTCAATGTCATGTACGCTGGACAGATAGTCGAACAGGCACCGGTCGAAGAGCTGTTCGAGAACCCGAGACACCCCTATACCAGAGCACTCATCGACTCGATTCCGGGCGAACACTCTCGGAAAGAGGGGCTCCAGACGATCGAGGGCAGTGTGCCGACCCCGAACGAACCGGCGGATTACTGTCGGTTCGCACCCCGCTGCCCGAAAGCGTTCGGTGCCTGTGATAAAGTCCCGCCACAGCACGTGTCCGTGAGCGACGAAATCGACCATACAGCGGCGTGCCTGTTGTACCCGGAGGGCGAACCGGAATCGAGTCGAATCGAGACACATCTGGCGAAAGGCGACGGAACGGAGGACGATACATGA
- a CDS encoding ABC transporter substrate-binding protein has product MSEDDQMKRRRFLQATGASALTVGLAGCSGGGNGNGNGNGNGNGTETPGSDVSYPYGANEIRIGEAKAVMEEAGYGPDNRFELDWLQYVSPAWGEIAETVRGRLEQAYIDMNTSEADFGQLLDKTENGDMQAFTLGWVADYPGARNFLQLVDPENTIYDAEGISPNGARLFWSEDAYTDTDVRDSMTEQFDRIQNNPENTDEAQSTRADATRKMEELIWESAAMLPIYHSVEDSYWYDRVDYNPPGGMGGSRAKASNSVRGIEGSDTLNGTSVTLNSLDPIASGNTSSGNKVMDLFDAPMNYVNGTTEVEPLIVEDYTVSEDLTEYEFTLKEGIQFHGDYGEVTADDVVYSIRRLVESPNSTNTYFPISVLNIDREEDDDGNVVPGSTAVEATGDYTFTVTLRNAFGFTLEVLAYSAFSVVPEGIVGDIDGYEGEMEWSEFSSNPVGCGPFVFEEWQSGVGGEFRASAFADYHDGEPAVGNLSYTILSDPNSIYNRFVNGNADVSGIPTSQYDQSLVSIEEEDGVTQLGTYGPIGNDKTVNMARTPTIDTFYIAFNMEEVPKAVRQAMAYVITRDDFVSNVFKGRGESAFHLTPPQVFPGGAEGYRNHWQE; this is encoded by the coding sequence ATGTCCGAAGACGACCAGATGAAGCGACGACGATTCCTGCAGGCGACCGGTGCATCCGCCCTGACTGTGGGACTCGCCGGTTGCAGTGGCGGTGGCAACGGTAACGGCAACGGCAACGGCAACGGCAACGGTACTGAAACCCCGGGCTCCGATGTGTCGTACCCGTACGGGGCCAACGAGATCCGCATAGGCGAGGCCAAGGCCGTGATGGAAGAGGCGGGATACGGTCCCGACAACCGGTTCGAACTGGATTGGCTCCAGTATGTCAGCCCTGCGTGGGGAGAGATCGCGGAGACGGTCCGTGGCCGCCTGGAACAGGCCTATATCGACATGAACACCAGCGAGGCCGACTTCGGGCAACTGCTCGACAAAACCGAGAACGGCGACATGCAGGCGTTTACGCTCGGCTGGGTCGCCGACTACCCGGGTGCGCGCAATTTCCTGCAGTTGGTCGATCCCGAAAACACCATTTACGACGCCGAAGGGATCTCACCTAACGGTGCTCGACTGTTCTGGTCGGAGGACGCCTACACCGACACTGACGTCCGCGACAGCATGACCGAACAGTTCGATCGCATCCAGAACAACCCCGAAAACACCGATGAGGCTCAATCGACCCGCGCGGACGCGACCAGAAAGATGGAGGAACTCATCTGGGAATCCGCCGCGATGCTGCCGATCTACCACAGCGTCGAGGACAGCTACTGGTACGACCGGGTCGACTACAACCCACCGGGCGGCATGGGCGGCTCCCGGGCGAAAGCCAGCAACTCGGTTCGGGGCATCGAGGGCAGCGATACGCTGAACGGCACGTCAGTGACGCTCAACTCGCTGGATCCGATCGCGTCGGGCAACACCTCCAGTGGCAACAAGGTCATGGACCTGTTCGACGCGCCGATGAACTACGTCAACGGGACCACCGAGGTCGAACCCCTCATCGTCGAGGACTACACCGTCAGCGAGGACCTCACCGAGTACGAGTTTACCCTCAAGGAAGGTATCCAGTTCCACGGCGACTACGGTGAAGTCACCGCTGACGACGTCGTCTACTCCATCCGGCGACTCGTCGAATCGCCCAACTCCACGAACACGTACTTCCCGATCAGCGTTCTGAACATCGACCGCGAGGAAGACGACGATGGCAACGTCGTGCCCGGTTCGACCGCCGTCGAAGCCACCGGCGATTACACGTTCACGGTAACGCTGCGAAACGCGTTCGGCTTCACGCTGGAAGTGCTGGCGTATTCGGCGTTCTCGGTGGTTCCGGAAGGAATCGTCGGGGACATCGACGGCTACGAGGGCGAGATGGAGTGGTCGGAATTCTCGAGCAACCCCGTCGGCTGTGGCCCGTTCGTCTTCGAAGAGTGGCAGTCCGGGGTCGGCGGCGAGTTCCGCGCGTCGGCGTTCGCAGACTATCACGACGGCGAGCCGGCGGTCGGCAACCTCAGCTACACGATCCTCTCCGACCCCAACTCCATCTACAACCGTTTCGTCAACGGCAACGCCGACGTGTCGGGGATCCCGACTTCCCAGTACGACCAGAGCCTGGTCTCGATCGAAGAGGAAGACGGTGTGACCCAGCTCGGCACCTACGGCCCCATCGGCAACGACAAGACCGTCAACATGGCCCGAACGCCGACGATCGACACCTTCTACATCGCGTTCAACATGGAAGAAGTCCCCAAAGCCGTCCGTCAGGCGATGGCGTACGTCATCACCCGCGATGACTTCGTCAGCAACGTTTTCAAAGGCCGCGGGGAATCGGCTTTCCACCTGACGCCCCCGCAGGTCTTCCCCGGTGGCGCCGAAGGATACCGGAACCACTGGCAAGAGTAA
- a CDS encoding DUF7529 family protein, whose product MAVPVGVDTHTYPDTIYLSAARDTDMVRTGPDGAGPDTSEHLAQASDEAQSGWEQTVEDMRRMAADRADTGYETVTIAAGDTTPKPPSSGDTDEWGLSYVVPSNFADDFLDAYEQATFEETGVYQAESMGFAFVVTECLDHDANIALFIAGTYQLQFAAPLVRTAMDRDQMYTHVQKIDGTHLGTIEHDDPSAFFPDPERIYAYEM is encoded by the coding sequence TTGGCAGTACCAGTCGGTGTCGACACGCACACGTATCCGGATACCATTTATTTGTCCGCAGCGAGAGATACAGATATGGTTCGAACAGGTCCGGACGGAGCGGGTCCCGACACGAGTGAGCATCTGGCGCAGGCGAGCGACGAAGCACAGAGCGGCTGGGAACAGACGGTCGAAGACATGCGGCGAATGGCAGCTGACCGAGCGGATACCGGGTACGAAACAGTAACCATCGCTGCGGGGGATACAACCCCGAAGCCGCCGTCGTCCGGGGATACCGACGAGTGGGGGCTCTCGTATGTAGTTCCGAGCAATTTTGCGGACGATTTTCTGGACGCATACGAACAGGCAACGTTCGAGGAAACCGGAGTTTACCAGGCCGAATCAATGGGATTCGCGTTCGTGGTCACTGAGTGTCTCGACCACGACGCGAACATCGCGCTGTTCATCGCGGGAACGTACCAGCTCCAGTTCGCGGCACCGCTAGTTAGAACTGCTATGGATCGCGACCAGATGTACACGCACGTACAGAAGATCGACGGAACGCACTTGGGGACGATTGAGCATGACGACCCGTCAGCTTTTTTTCCGGATCCGGAACGGATCTACGCCTACGAGATGTAG
- a CDS encoding ABC transporter permease — protein MSDMTDTGSIRKELTQRDELSLYTRIASDPKPFLRWAVPMLVLIAVEFPTYAGIAVGTLDAAVIAVTGLLEVLLGLISTGLAQSVAGAQNAAVGVLRDAGGFVDGLPHLFSREVIPNQGYKAGPNGPWKGTFLGLEPAYAWALRALLIVAYALLTSYWVFQGWVVYRAHYREADWTPTDDIVDNLRNHQWGKFGLLVLVLFLTMAVFGSALGPTTVEQNIMSPYSDKIQYFNGETGTVDDIYPGQANFNSKSKGSAEFNVGPMSYDDYGRFHPFGTLTNGRDLFTFMMGGARITLMVAGIAIGGAALVAALLSMISAYYGGSVDLAVLTTADGVVSIPRLLLLILISAVFANHWLGNVLNGGFLLALIFAFTTWPFLWRAVRGPALQVAQEEWILAAKSYGQQPRKIMRKHMFPYIVGYLLVYASMSAGGIIIGLAALSFLGNGLGISPPTPAWGRAISMGQDYVSSPSWHISMIPGLMIVLLVTGLNALGDGIRDAIDPEAGSTEGEEAAAGGGG, from the coding sequence ATGTCTGATATGACCGACACCGGATCAATCCGGAAAGAACTCACACAACGTGACGAACTGTCGTTGTACACGCGCATCGCGAGCGACCCGAAACCGTTCCTCCGGTGGGCTGTCCCGATGCTCGTGCTCATCGCTGTCGAATTCCCGACCTACGCGGGAATCGCGGTCGGGACACTGGACGCAGCAGTCATTGCAGTCACAGGTCTCCTTGAGGTTCTCCTGGGGCTGATTTCGACGGGACTCGCACAGTCGGTCGCCGGCGCGCAGAACGCTGCCGTCGGAGTGCTTCGCGATGCCGGCGGATTCGTCGACGGGCTCCCCCACCTGTTCAGTCGCGAAGTGATCCCGAATCAGGGATACAAAGCGGGGCCGAACGGACCATGGAAGGGTACGTTCCTCGGACTTGAACCAGCATACGCGTGGGCACTTCGGGCGTTGCTCATTGTCGCGTATGCCCTGCTCACGTCCTACTGGGTGTTTCAGGGCTGGGTCGTCTATCGCGCCCACTACCGCGAGGCGGACTGGACGCCGACTGACGATATCGTCGACAACCTCAGGAACCACCAGTGGGGAAAATTCGGACTGCTGGTTCTGGTGCTATTTCTGACGATGGCAGTGTTCGGATCTGCGCTCGGACCGACGACAGTCGAGCAGAACATCATGAGTCCCTACAGCGACAAGATACAGTATTTCAACGGGGAAACCGGAACGGTCGATGACATCTATCCCGGTCAGGCAAACTTCAACTCCAAGTCGAAAGGGTCCGCCGAGTTCAACGTCGGGCCGATGTCATATGACGATTATGGACGATTCCATCCGTTCGGGACGCTCACGAACGGTCGTGACCTGTTTACCTTTATGATGGGGGGTGCCCGGATCACATTGATGGTCGCGGGCATCGCGATCGGCGGCGCGGCACTCGTCGCGGCACTACTGTCGATGATATCGGCGTACTACGGTGGATCGGTCGATCTGGCCGTTCTGACGACTGCTGACGGCGTCGTCTCGATTCCCAGGTTGCTACTGTTGATCTTGATCAGCGCCGTCTTCGCAAATCACTGGCTCGGAAACGTCCTCAATGGCGGGTTCTTGCTGGCGCTCATCTTCGCGTTCACCACGTGGCCGTTCCTGTGGCGTGCAGTCCGTGGTCCGGCGTTGCAGGTCGCACAAGAGGAGTGGATACTCGCGGCGAAGAGCTACGGGCAACAGCCGCGAAAAATAATGCGCAAGCATATGTTTCCCTACATCGTCGGGTATCTGCTCGTCTACGCATCGATGTCGGCTGGTGGCATCATCATCGGTCTCGCAGCGCTTTCGTTCCTCGGCAACGGACTGGGGATCTCACCCCCAACACCGGCCTGGGGACGCGCGATTTCGATGGGTCAGGATTACGTGTCGAGTCCGTCGTGGCATATTTCCATGATACCGGGACTGATGATCGTGCTACTGGTAACGGGCCTGAACGCACTCGGTGACGGAATCCGAGACGCGATCGATCCCGAGGCTGGGAGCACAGAGGGCGAAGAGGCCGCAGCAGGAGGTGGCGGATGA
- a CDS encoding ABC transporter ATP-binding protein, whose translation MSETIGESKSTVRDDTLIEVSGLRKHYGGDGIFAGPPVKAVDGVDFTIERGETLGLVGESGCGKSTLGRTLLRLETPTEGSILFDGTDITTLSGSDLKEWRRNAQMVFQDPESSLNDRMTVGEIIREPLDAHDWKGKQDRRERVLDLLDAVGLSDEHYFRYPHQFSGGQRQRVGIARALALEPEFLVLDEPVSALDVSVQAKIISLLEDLQEEFDLTYLFIAHDLSVVRHICDRVAVMYLGKIMELGETEDLFQNPSNPYTKSLISAIPRPDPTDATRRITLPGTPPSPRDAPAGCPFATRCPAKIRPESHTDLDEDVWDRIEQFREIIRERSRMDLSTADIAKRGLGRFSRFDDINETASDLFGDIDVPADIAEHIDVAVEYVEDGYPSKAREYLYEEFSSVCDREKPENHVVSESDRYSYCHRHTNEYEDVDTVLSRRTSDE comes from the coding sequence ATGAGCGAAACGATCGGAGAGTCAAAATCAACCGTTCGGGACGATACCCTGATCGAAGTGAGCGGTCTAAGAAAGCACTACGGCGGTGACGGGATCTTCGCAGGGCCGCCAGTGAAAGCTGTCGACGGTGTCGACTTCACGATCGAGCGTGGCGAAACGCTCGGGTTGGTCGGCGAATCAGGCTGTGGCAAGAGCACGCTCGGCCGGACGTTATTGCGACTCGAAACGCCCACCGAAGGCTCGATCTTGTTCGACGGGACGGACATTACGACACTGTCCGGATCGGACCTGAAAGAGTGGCGGCGAAACGCCCAGATGGTGTTTCAGGACCCCGAATCGAGTCTCAACGACCGGATGACTGTCGGCGAGATTATTCGTGAGCCGCTCGACGCTCACGATTGGAAGGGCAAGCAAGACCGCCGCGAGCGTGTGCTCGATCTGCTGGACGCGGTTGGCTTGAGCGACGAACACTACTTCCGATATCCACACCAGTTTTCCGGCGGTCAGCGCCAGCGAGTCGGGATCGCGCGAGCACTGGCTCTCGAACCGGAGTTTCTGGTTCTGGACGAACCCGTCTCGGCACTGGACGTGAGTGTACAGGCCAAGATTATTAGTTTGCTCGAAGACTTGCAGGAAGAGTTCGACCTCACATACCTGTTTATCGCGCACGACCTGTCTGTTGTCCGTCATATTTGTGATCGAGTCGCGGTGATGTATCTCGGAAAGATTATGGAACTGGGCGAAACCGAGGACCTGTTTCAGAATCCTTCGAATCCGTACACGAAGTCGCTCATATCGGCCATTCCCAGGCCGGACCCGACGGACGCGACGCGGCGGATAACGCTTCCGGGGACGCCACCGAGCCCACGTGACGCGCCCGCTGGCTGTCCGTTCGCGACGCGCTGTCCCGCGAAAATACGCCCCGAATCGCATACCGACCTTGATGAGGACGTTTGGGACCGGATCGAACAGTTCCGTGAAATCATCCGAGAGCGGTCCCGAATGGATCTCAGTACGGCAGACATTGCGAAGCGAGGACTCGGCCGGTTCTCCCGGTTCGACGATATCAACGAGACGGCTTCGGACCTGTTCGGAGACATCGATGTCCCTGCAGATATCGCGGAGCATATCGACGTAGCGGTCGAATACGTCGAAGACGGGTATCCGAGTAAGGCCAGAGAGTACCTGTACGAGGAGTTCAGCAGTGTCTGCGACCGCGAAAAACCGGAAAATCACGTCGTTTCGGAGTCGGATCGGTACAGTTACTGCCATCGCCACACGAACGAGTACGAAGATGTCGATACGGTCCTCTCCCGCCGTACAAGTGACGAGTGA
- a CDS encoding alpha/beta hydrolase produces MSWKPYEGEPRSTVVGDVRVSEPIEADYFDLERELLVYLPPSYEDSDDTYPIVYMHDGQNLFDRETSYDGEWRVDETMERLAAEGIEAIVVGIPNAGEQRPIEYAPFYDHTEAPDDVNLPDDVEPLGDAHADWLLETVRPAVESTVRVSEVRGVFGSSMGGLISLYSFFRDPEAFAFVGAMSPAVGGPWHEIFEFIEDAGYVDGRVYVDVGGDEFPDDSGRSAAFESGAERLVETLETMGYDERLRYVYDEGATHHESAWADRFPDAIRFLLE; encoded by the coding sequence GTGTCTTGGAAGCCATACGAGGGCGAACCCCGAAGTACCGTCGTCGGGGATGTGCGCGTCTCCGAGCCGATCGAAGCGGACTACTTCGATCTCGAACGGGAACTGCTGGTATATCTTCCACCGAGCTACGAGGACAGCGACGACACGTATCCGATCGTGTACATGCACGACGGACAGAACCTCTTCGACAGGGAGACCAGCTACGACGGCGAGTGGCGCGTCGACGAGACGATGGAACGGCTGGCGGCCGAGGGGATCGAAGCGATCGTCGTCGGAATCCCGAACGCAGGGGAACAGCGACCGATCGAGTACGCGCCGTTCTACGACCACACTGAAGCACCGGACGACGTCAACCTGCCCGACGACGTGGAACCGCTTGGAGACGCCCACGCGGACTGGCTACTCGAAACCGTCCGACCGGCCGTCGAATCGACGGTTCGTGTCTCGGAGGTACGCGGTGTATTCGGTTCCTCGATGGGCGGACTGATCAGCCTCTATTCGTTCTTTCGGGATCCGGAGGCGTTCGCGTTCGTCGGCGCGATGAGTCCGGCCGTCGGCGGGCCCTGGCACGAAATTTTCGAGTTCATCGAAGACGCCGGGTACGTCGACGGTCGCGTCTACGTCGACGTCGGCGGCGACGAGTTCCCGGACGACTCCGGCCGGTCAGCCGCGTTCGAGAGCGGTGCCGAACGGCTGGTCGAAACCCTGGAAACGATGGGGTACGACGAGCGACTCCGGTACGTCTACGACGAGGGCGCGACTCACCACGAGTCGGCGTGGGCCGATCGGTTTCCCGACGCGATCCGGTTTCTGCTCGAGTAG